Proteins encoded together in one bacterium window:
- a CDS encoding phage tail tape measure protein: MAELTILMKLRDEATKGIQGTLSQLKKAGIDVRQIGLAMTAAGAMITGSAIKMATDYANLGEELERLRSKTGMSTEALSIYRYMAQQVGISTDAVATAFRGMAAFVTEAGTNSGEASKALRGLGLSMDDLAGKSPEEAFNVLSRAVAGIEDPLKRSAMAQRVFGRSGTEILPILDLGADGMAKMQAEAERLGLVMDEKAMKSAIQMDYSIDQLKGSLLGLTTALARLVIPYLTPFADAMAKVIGKIIKWTEDNPELANTLAGIAIPLGVIMSIVGPMLVALPTLAKGWSLVSTAVGWVAAALGVTSLAAAGLIAMLVIGILMMVIPAIMYWDSITKDLANTWNYLWALFEAGKTIVAAYAVFAGAWLKWLFTEAIPYYVQLAWDTVWAWGEGAFEAGLNFILNLWEGIKSAAGWLWGVLKALGSYLWQALTSGFTGASLEMPKLPEWGNIPRSPVITPPVAPPPAPPPPVIIITNNIQGSVVSERDLTNVVRQNLLADMRRNVNTGIA, from the coding sequence ATGGCCGAACTAACTATCCTTATGAAGCTGAGGGATGAGGCCACTAAGGGCATCCAGGGCACCCTTTCGCAGCTCAAGAAGGCTGGCATCGACGTAAGACAGATTGGCTTGGCCATGACCGCGGCCGGAGCCATGATTACTGGCTCGGCAATCAAGATGGCGACGGACTATGCGAACCTCGGCGAGGAACTGGAGCGCCTGCGCTCCAAGACCGGCATGAGCACCGAGGCCCTTTCAATCTATCGTTACATGGCGCAGCAAGTCGGGATCTCGACCGACGCCGTGGCTACAGCATTCCGGGGCATGGCGGCCTTTGTCACTGAGGCAGGTACCAACTCCGGGGAAGCCTCGAAGGCGCTGCGCGGACTCGGGCTATCAATGGACGATCTGGCCGGGAAGTCGCCAGAAGAAGCGTTCAATGTCCTTTCCCGGGCAGTAGCAGGTATCGAAGACCCACTGAAGCGATCGGCGATGGCCCAGCGCGTCTTCGGACGCTCCGGGACTGAGATTCTGCCGATCCTCGACCTGGGCGCGGACGGCATGGCCAAGATGCAGGCCGAGGCGGAGCGGCTGGGCCTTGTCATGGATGAGAAGGCCATGAAGTCCGCCATCCAGATGGACTACAGTATTGACCAACTCAAGGGCAGCCTTCTAGGGCTGACGACGGCGCTGGCCCGGCTGGTGATCCCCTACCTCACGCCGTTCGCTGATGCCATGGCCAAGGTCATTGGCAAAATCATCAAATGGACAGAGGACAATCCGGAACTGGCAAACACATTGGCCGGAATCGCCATTCCCCTCGGGGTCATCATGAGCATCGTCGGCCCCATGTTGGTGGCTCTGCCCACCCTGGCCAAAGGGTGGTCGCTAGTCAGTACAGCCGTCGGGTGGGTGGCCGCCGCCTTGGGCGTCACGAGCCTGGCGGCTGCGGGCCTTATTGCCATGCTGGTGATTGGCATTCTCATGATGGTGATCCCGGCAATCATGTACTGGGACAGCATCACCAAGGACCTCGCCAATACTTGGAACTATCTGTGGGCGCTCTTCGAGGCCGGGAAGACCATTGTAGCGGCCTATGCCGTGTTCGCCGGCGCCTGGCTCAAGTGGCTGTTCACCGAGGCCATTCCCTACTATGTCCAACTGGCCTGGGATACCGTCTGGGCCTGGGGTGAGGGCGCCTTTGAGGCGGGCCTGAACTTCATCCTCAATCTATGGGAAGGCATCAAGTCGGCGGCCGGGTGGTTGTGGGGAGTCCTCAAGGCTCTCGGCTCGTATCTCTGGCAGGCGCTCACCAGCGGCTTCACCGGCGCCAGTTTGGAAATGCCGAAGCTCCCGGAGTGGGGCAATATCCCGAGGTCGCCGGTTATCACGCCGCCGGTTGCGCCACCGCCCGCGCCACCTCCTCCGGTCATCATCATCACTAACAACATCCAGGGCTCGGTTGTCAGCGAGCGCGACCTCACCAACGTGGTGCGCCAGAATCTCCTGGCTGATATGCGCCGGAACGTGAACACAGGGATCGCCTGA